Below is a genomic region from Persephonella hydrogeniphila.
TAAGAGGCAGAGATGCTGAATATGAAGAGTATGAATATATAGTCCCACCTCGTTTTAGAAAGAATGATTACCAGTGGGAGAAGGCATTAGACCAAACAGAATGGAAAGATACTCCTCTTGCCGGAATAGATTTTCTACATGTTCTGAATAACATTAAACCTCAAAATAAATGATGATTTATAATAAGACCATGGAAGACAAGAAATATTTCAAAACTTTATACAAAAAAGATGATGTTGAAGTTAGAATTCTGTCTTTATCTACAGTTGAAGATGCTTTAAATTTATTCAAATTTGAAATTCAGAAGAAAAAAGAAAATAGATACATTGTGAAATACATCCCAAAAGTAAAAATAGAAAATCTTGAAATTATATGCACCAACCATTCAGGTTCTTTTTATGACAAAACAAAAGAAAAATCTATGAGGGTTGATAAATACAATTTCTTTGTAAATGTAGAGTTGAAGTTTCAACTGGAAATAGTATATCCATACAATCTATATTGTTTCCATAATCACTACCAACATACTTTTGTGATATTTGAATAAACTGTCCCATTTTTTCAGAAAAAGTGAAAACAGTAAAATTTTTGCGTTTGGGACACCTATTTGATTATTGATACTCAATGATTTGTCAGGGTGGGGGTGTCCCATTTTTTTCGGAAATTATTATTTTTTACAAAAAGGAAATTTCAGAAAAACTTAAAAATGATCTTTTTTATGAAAATCAAACGGCGTTATGCATATAAGTTATTGAAATATATATATTTTTTTAAATGAAGTTTTTTGTTAAATTTCTTGACATTAAAATTCTAAACCTGTATGTTTTTTTCCAAACACCGTTTGAAATCTTATTAGGAGGGGTCAGATGAAAAAATTAGCTGTAAAAACCTTAATCCCAGCTGTTATGGCAACATCTATCTTTTCTTCACCTGCTAACGCTGTAGCAAAATTCAAAATTAACGACGAAAGCAGTGTATGGATCAGTCTGCTATTACAACTTAGAGGTGAATGGATTGAAGATGGTCAGGTAGACGGTTCTGGATGGAGAAGTGATTTTTACATCAGAAGAGCAAGAATCCTGTTTGGTGGAAATCTTACTAAGAATGTAGATTTTTTTGTTGAAACAGATAATCCAAATATGGGAAAGGATAAAGTAATTGAAGATGGAACAAAAAAAATAATTAAATCTAACAATGACACAAAAACATTTATTCAAGACGCATGGATAAGACTGAAATTTGCAAAAGAGTTCAATCTCGTTTTCGGTCAGATATTACTTCCTTTTTCCCACAACAATGCAACAGGAGCAACATCACTCCTTGGATTAGATTATAACCTGACTGTAGTTAAATTTCCTCCAACAAGTAATTTTGTATGGAGAGATTACGGTGCTGAAGTAATGGGTCTTGTCAAACTTCCAACAGGAAGTCTTGATTACAGAATCGGATTGTTTGATGGAGTAGAATCCCTTAATGATACTGGAACAGGAGTTTCTATAAACAAAGATGATAACTACAGGATAACTGGAAGAATTCAGTACAACCTGTTTGATTCAGAAGGTTTCTATTATAAAGGTACCTACTTAGGAAAGAAAAAAATTGTTTCAGTAGGTGCAGGTATTGATTACCAGAAAGATGCTGCTGCTGATGACTATGACAATCCTACAAGGGTAGATGATTATAAAGCATGGACTGTAGATCTATTCATAGATTATCCTCTTGCCTCAGGCGATGTTGCCACATTTGAAGCAGGATACATAGATTATGATTATGGAAATCTTCACCCTAACGACGGAACGGCTATATATGCTCAAGCAGGATATCTGTTTAACAAAAAAATAGGGATCGGAAAAATTGAGCCAATAATCAGATATCAATCTTTTGATTCATCTATTTCAGGAAACGATATAACAGATTATTATCTTGGTCTTGCTTACTGGATTGATGGATTCAGGGCAAATCTCAAAGCTGAATACAAAATAGACGACAGAGATGGAAAAGATCAAGATACTTTATATTTACAGGCGCAAATACTATTTTAAGGAGGTGATCCGTTATGTCTGAACACAAAGATGAGGTTTTACTTAAAGTAAACAAAGTGTACCAGCCTCCTAAGAGAGTTCTGGAAAAAGCCCATATTACTGCTGAAGAGTTCGACAGGATGTATGAAGAGTCTATAAAAGACCCAGAAAATTTCTGGGCTAATCTTGCTGAAAAGGAACTTCACTGGTTTAAAAAATGGGACAAGGTGAGAGAGTGGGAATTTCCAAACTACAAATGGTTCATAGGAGGAAAGCTGAATATCACATATAACTGCCTTGACAGACATGTACAGAACGGAAAGAGAAACAAAGTTGCTTATATCTATACAAATGAGGACAATGAAGAGATAAAAATTACGTACGGTGAACTCCTTGAACTTGTCAACAGGATAGCAAACGGTTTGAAATCTCTTGGTGTAAAAAAAGGAGATAGAGTCGTCATATATATGCCTCTTGTAATAGAACAGCTGGCAACTATGCTAGCATGTGCAAGGATAGGAGCAATTCACTCTGTTGTTTATGCAGGTTTCAGTGCCAATGCTCTAAGAATGAGAATTGAAGATGCACAGGCAAAGGTTATCGTTACATCTACATGGACAAAAAGAAGAGGGAAGAAGATTGACCTGAAATCTGTAGTTGATGAGGCTGTGGATGGCCTTGATTTTGTTGAAAACATCGTAGTTCTCCAAAGAAAAGGTGATGAGTTTGAATTGGAAGAAAAAGAGATTGATTTTTATGATCTTATAAAGGATCAATCTTCTGTTTGTGAGCCTGAGATTATGGATGCAGAAGATCCTCTTTTTATACTTTATACATCCGGTTCTACAGGAAAACCTAAAGGGGTTCTCCATACAACAGGAGGATACAATCTTTATACCCATGTAACTACAAAATACGTATTTGACATACATGAAGACGATATATTCTGGTGTACAGCCGACCCCGGATGGATAACAGGACACAGTTATATGGTTTATGGACCTCTTTCTGTAGGCGTAACATCTGTAATAGCAGAAGGAGCCCCAGATTATCCAGATCCAGGAAGATGGTGGTCTATTGTTGAAAAGTACAGAGTAAATATCTTTTATACAGCCCCGACAGCAATCAGACTGTTTATGAAATACGGTGAAGAATGGCCTAAAAAGTACGATCTTTCTTCATTGAGAATTTTAGGTTCTGTAGGAGAACCAATAAACCCTGAAGCATGGATATGGTACTACGAAGTAATAGGAAATAGTCAGTGTTCCATTGTTGATACATGGTGGCAAACAGAAACAGGAGGACATATGATAACAACTGTTCCTGCATATCCACAAAAACCCGGAAAAGCCGGAAAACCTTTCTGGGGAATCGAAGCTGATGTTGTGGATAGGGAAGGTTATACAGAAGAGCCAAACAAAGTAGGTTACCTTATCATCAAACAACCATGGCCTTCAGCCTTAAGAACATGCTGGGGTGAACCGGAAAGATTTGAAAAATACTGGACAGAAATAGATCATTACTACTTTGCAGGAGACTTGGCCACAAAAGATGAAGACGGTTACATAATGATATTAGGTAGAGCTGATGATGTAATAAATGTGTCAGGTCACAGAATAGGAACAGCAGAAGTAGAGAGTGCCCTCGTATCACACCCTGCTGTTGCAGAGGCAGCTGTAATCGGTAAACCTCACGACGTAAAAGGTGAATCTATCAAAGCATTTGTTATTCTAAAACAGGGTCATGAACCTTCTGAAAATCTGATAAAAGACCTGAAAATGCATGTAAGACACGAACTTGGTTCTCTTGCTGTTCCTGATGAGATAGAGTTTGTGGAAAAACTGCCTAAAACAAGATCTGGAAAAATAATGAGAAGAGTTCTAAAAGCAAGAGAATTAGGAATGCCTCTGGGAGATATATCAACATTAGAAGATTAATAAAAAAGAGGGGGCTTCCCCCCAAAGAAGCCAACCACAGGAGGTTGACAATGAAAAAAGAAGAGCTAAAAAAAATTTTACAGGACAGTGAGTTTCAAAGTCTAATCAAAAAAGTCACCACTGTATCCCTTATTTTTACGGCAGCTATAATGATTGTTTACTACTCATTTATCTTACTCCTTGCCTATGGCAAAGATTTTCTTTCCCAGCCTGTATCCGAGGGAAGTGCAACAACTATCGGTATACCTATCGGAATAGGTGTAATAGTAGCAGCGTGGATACTTACAGGTCTGTATGTATACTGGGCTAACAAAAATTATGATCCGATGGTTAAAAAATTGAGAGAAAAGTTCAGGGGGTAGAGATATGAAAAAAATTATATATACATGGGCAGGGTCTCTGGCATTTTTTATACCTTCCTTCGCAGGAAATGAAGCTATCGTAGGAATGAATCCGGTTGCAATAGCATTTTTCCTTTTATTTATAGCTTTAACTCTTGGTATCACATACTGGGCTGCAAAAAGATCAAGAACAGCAACAGAGTTTTATGCTGCAGGAAGAAGTATATCCGGTTTTCAAAACGGACTTGCCCTTGCAGGGGATTATATGAGTGCCGCTTCCTTCTTAGGTATAGCAGGTATGGTTGCTATAAAAGGGTATGATGGACTTATTTACTCGATAGGTTTCCTTGTTGGATGGCCTGTAATAATGTTCCTCATAGCAGAACCTTTAAGAAATTTAGGTAAATATACCTTTGCAGACGTGGTAGCTTACAGACTGAAACTCAGACCTATTAAAGTACTCGCTGCTCTTGGTTCTGTAGCCGTTGTCATTCTTTATCTTATTGCTCAGATGGTCGGTTCAGGTAAATTAATCCAGCTTGTTTTTGGAATACCTTACGAAATAGCTGTTGTTATAATAGGTGCCCTGATGATAACTTATGTTCTTTTTGGTGGTATGCTGGCAACAACATGGGTTCAGATTATAAAAGCAGTTCTGCTCCTTGGCGGAGCGACAATAATGACAATATGGGCATTTGCAAAATTTGGATTTTCCCCTGAAAATCTTTTCCAGTCTGTTAAAGAATCTGTAGGCGAAAAATGGTTACAGCCGGGAGGTCTTGTGGCAGACCCTATTGATGCTATATCTCTTGGTCTTGCTTTAATGTTCGGTACTGCAGGTCTACCACACATTCTTATGAGATTTTATACCGTTCCTGATGCCAAGGAAGCGAGAAAATCTGTATTTTTTGCAACAGGATTTATAGGCTATTTTTATATCCTGACATTTGTTATAGGATTTGCTGCAGTCGTTCTTGTAGGTCTTGACAAGATCCTTGCAATAGGTAAAGGCGGTAATATGGCAGCTCCACTG
It encodes:
- a CDS encoding porin; this encodes MKKLAVKTLIPAVMATSIFSSPANAVAKFKINDESSVWISLLLQLRGEWIEDGQVDGSGWRSDFYIRRARILFGGNLTKNVDFFVETDNPNMGKDKVIEDGTKKIIKSNNDTKTFIQDAWIRLKFAKEFNLVFGQILLPFSHNNATGATSLLGLDYNLTVVKFPPTSNFVWRDYGAEVMGLVKLPTGSLDYRIGLFDGVESLNDTGTGVSINKDDNYRITGRIQYNLFDSEGFYYKGTYLGKKKIVSVGAGIDYQKDAAADDYDNPTRVDDYKAWTVDLFIDYPLASGDVATFEAGYIDYDYGNLHPNDGTAIYAQAGYLFNKKIGIGKIEPIIRYQSFDSSISGNDITDYYLGLAYWIDGFRANLKAEYKIDDRDGKDQDTLYLQAQILF
- the acs gene encoding acetate--CoA ligase is translated as MSEHKDEVLLKVNKVYQPPKRVLEKAHITAEEFDRMYEESIKDPENFWANLAEKELHWFKKWDKVREWEFPNYKWFIGGKLNITYNCLDRHVQNGKRNKVAYIYTNEDNEEIKITYGELLELVNRIANGLKSLGVKKGDRVVIYMPLVIEQLATMLACARIGAIHSVVYAGFSANALRMRIEDAQAKVIVTSTWTKRRGKKIDLKSVVDEAVDGLDFVENIVVLQRKGDEFELEEKEIDFYDLIKDQSSVCEPEIMDAEDPLFILYTSGSTGKPKGVLHTTGGYNLYTHVTTKYVFDIHEDDIFWCTADPGWITGHSYMVYGPLSVGVTSVIAEGAPDYPDPGRWWSIVEKYRVNIFYTAPTAIRLFMKYGEEWPKKYDLSSLRILGSVGEPINPEAWIWYYEVIGNSQCSIVDTWWQTETGGHMITTVPAYPQKPGKAGKPFWGIEADVVDREGYTEEPNKVGYLIIKQPWPSALRTCWGEPERFEKYWTEIDHYYFAGDLATKDEDGYIMILGRADDVINVSGHRIGTAEVESALVSHPAVAEAAVIGKPHDVKGESIKAFVILKQGHEPSENLIKDLKMHVRHELGSLAVPDEIEFVEKLPKTRSGKIMRRVLKARELGMPLGDISTLED
- a CDS encoding DUF485 domain-containing protein, which translates into the protein MKKEELKKILQDSEFQSLIKKVTTVSLIFTAAIMIVYYSFILLLAYGKDFLSQPVSEGSATTIGIPIGIGVIVAAWILTGLYVYWANKNYDPMVKKLREKFRG
- the actP gene encoding cation/acetate symporter ActP, which translates into the protein MKKIIYTWAGSLAFFIPSFAGNEAIVGMNPVAIAFFLLFIALTLGITYWAAKRSRTATEFYAAGRSISGFQNGLALAGDYMSAASFLGIAGMVAIKGYDGLIYSIGFLVGWPVIMFLIAEPLRNLGKYTFADVVAYRLKLRPIKVLAALGSVAVVILYLIAQMVGSGKLIQLVFGIPYEIAVVIIGALMITYVLFGGMLATTWVQIIKAVLLLGGATIMTIWAFAKFGFSPENLFQSVKESVGEKWLQPGGLVADPIDAISLGLALMFGTAGLPHILMRFYTVPDAKEARKSVFFATGFIGYFYILTFVIGFAAVVLVGLDKILAIGKGGNMAAPLLAQALGGDAFLGFIAAVAFATILAVVAGLTLAGASALSHDLYVGVFRKGESSEEQEVKITRTAVLILGIIAIVLGIAFKDQNIAFMVGLAFAIAASTNFPALLMSIVWKKFTTAGAVASMATGLVLSVILIILSKTVWVAILGNPEPIFPYKNPAIISMTAAFVVGIVVSLITREPEAEEKYEEMKVRKYLGIGAE